The nucleotide window ccaagcctgtagcttTGCCTAgggttgctgtggccaaagtgcaggacccagcacttggtcttaCTGAACTCTATCCCCTTGGCCTTAGCCTCCCTATCCAGCCTGTTTGGATCCCTGTGTAGGGTCTTCTGTCAGACCAACACTTGGctaacttggtgtcatctgcaaacttacgctcaatgccctcatccaggtcatcaataaagatattgaacagaaCAGGCCCCAATACAGACCTGTGGGGGACACCACTCGTGACTGGTCACTGGTCATGagatgaagtagaaaaaaattacagagaagTAAAAGCATTTTGGGGATGGACAGTGTAATCCTTCACCAGACAGCTTGAACATTTTCCAATAAGAATCGGCTGATCTATTCCTACTATGATTTAAATACACTCAAGACAAAAATAGTGCTTGCATAATTTTTTAAGcctatatgaaaaaaaaaacaacctgtcCACAGTCACACATGTTGTCCATGAGGAAGCTGGAATCATATGAACTATAGAGAAAGAGGTTAAGTTTCAGGAAGAGCAAATAGAGAAAGATAATCTCTAAAAATGCGCAGATAGAATGAATTGAATAATAGAATAATTAGAACAAGAATTTCAAATGTGGGACTCAGAAGAGTCAAAGCTAAATTCTGTGAGGAACCTCTGTGAGTGAATTTTACCGGTAAATGGCAATTAGGGACTTTAATGGGACGGGATTTAGAGGTGACGACACCTTCTTCATGTTTCAGACTGATACTGTAGCCTCATCTGGGAAACTTCCAACATCAAAGATTCTGGTAGCGTCTTTGCAATGTGAATGTTCTGCACTGCAGATTCTAGGCATGTTACTTAGCCTGTGCTGAAACCTAATAGTTGGTGGCATTACAGTCATAATCGAATCAATGTTCggatttttaatcaaaatattgcacttttaaaatggaagaatcAGAAAGTTGTGCAGCTCAGTTTGTGGTTATAAATGTTACATTTGTAAACTTGAGTATTATGATGAAAAGTGCCAAGAAAATACATtgcttgtttcatttctttaccAGCAGAATTTAAACACTAAAGGAAGATGTCATTTTTCCCCAAAATCTCTTTTCAACATGAAGTTGAAGAGTATCTCAGCAAAGTGTTCAGAAATAAGGAGGTATGTGAAACAGATACCACTGCTAATCATAGCAAATGCTTCACTAATTGaacacttcattattttctgtaaccttaatgctttaaaataaggCATTGCCTTGACATTATCcacagatttttaaagacagtcctatttatattataaaattattctgTAGGGCTGTTGGCTCAAAATAATGTTAAGTATTTAACCTAAACAGTATAAATCTGAGGCTTCAGTTTTGGATCCTGCTGAAGGATGATCATGTTGGAGATTAAGCGCACATATATTATTGAGAATATTGAGAAATACTCCCTTACCCAGGGCAAAATCAAAAATACTATGGATTAGTTATGATTTCCTAATGTCAGCTGAAACAAAAGTGAtgtttttgtatatatttttaaaagttaattcatatttttgaaTCTGCTTGTCCATCTTCTCAGGTATATTCTTTCTACAGTACCTACAGTATTACAGAACTCACTCACGATTGTCTTCAGTATTTGCTGCAGACTATTTGGAGTGATTTGGCCATTTTCCCAACAAGTCCTTTTCTACAACTTTCTAAGGTTGTCTCTGGAACTAGTTCTCTATTGCATAGACATTCCTCACTACCGCGTGCCATACAGCCattattccttcatttctgcttaATGTTTATGTTATGCTTCCACAGAGCAAGAGGTATTGTGTGAATCTCTTTAatccttattttaaaatctctccTTTCCCTGTCAGCTTATAACTGCTTTAGGTACAAAGGAGGCAGAGAGTAAATATCAATCTCTGCTGAGTCATCTATCTCATCCACCAGCTATCACAACAGTTAGAGTTAACACTAACTTGGCCTCTGTGAAACACGTGAAAAAATTGCTGCTTGAAGAGATCCAGAAGGTTTGTgcaatttctttcttaaagcaaaaatagcaaGATGTTTCGTCTTTTGCCTGATTAAGAGAGCTTTTCATTACTGGAAACTATTCTTTAATTTAATACATGTCCACTACTATTAACAATGTGTAGACATATTGATTTCCTGTCAGCATTAAATTTAATAACATTCATCATCTAGCAGTTACTAGATGATGTTCAGCATTAGTTCAGCATCTATTACATCCAAGAAAATTAacaagggagggagaaagacaatctttttttctacatggCTGATAGGGACCTTAGATAAGCTTAGGTTGCCACTGTAGTAAATACTGTACAGACATCTAAGTCTGGAGAAGATGGTAGAAGAAACAGTTAAAATCTGTAGTTTGCTATACTATGTTCAGCAACTTATTTTTAGTAAAGATTAAAGGAGATTGAATgaatatttcattctgaaaactGTTTAGGAAATGGAGAGAATCTGCATGACGAAAAATCTGCCAGAGTgatgccctgcagcagccataAGTTTTTTACTACTTGTTAATCTTCTGgccatttttttcaatttttacttacctaaattaaacattttgtgCTTGATAATACATAAGCCATGATGTAGAAGAACTGGATTATTTGGAAGCTCTATTCTAATTCTTCAGTCTGTTTAAAAAGATCTGGTTCTTCAAGTAAATTATTGATGTTAGTGGGTGTACAGGGAGCTATTGCATGACAGGAGCCAAGATGCTTCTGTGATGCAGAGGCAGTTGACAGCATTCTGTTGGCTAGAATGGTAATGAGTTACGCTAATTTTAGCTTGAATCTGGAAATGGGTACTGCAGCACAATATTTTGCTTAGAGggaaaatgctttgctgaaatctgaATTGGCTGGCTTTTCATAACTTCTGGTATTTTTAATAGTGGCCatattagaaaagaaagtttATGTAACTTTCTGAAAGTTTATGTAACAGTTTCTAGCAACATTATGCAAATGGatcattttctttgttaaggGATAACATTTATTGGATGCAAATAATGATAACTTTGCATGTTTGGGGtgcatattttaaaagcctCAAGCAAGCAgacatctttttaaaatcccAGAATCATTTTAAAGGAGGAACTTGTAATTTCTTTTGCAACTTTATGCACAATTCAGCTCTCAGTATTCAATCAAATTTCAgttgaaataagaaataaaaaaagtcttGCCACTCTGATACATACTCAGACAATGCACGAGTAGAGTTTAACAGTAATTTGTAATTaagaatagtaaaaaaaaaagtgatttataATTAACAGCATCAAAATCATAACAAATTAGACCCTATCTTCAATGTGTGTGGTACAATGATGTGATGGTAACCTGACACAACTTTCTTCCAGCAGAGAGTAAAAATGAGTAGTAGGGTTATGAGCGTCAGGACACTGTCCCACTCTCCAAAGTCAGTTTTCTCAGTGAACCTGTTTACAGATTTATTACTTCTCTATTTACTCATTATTTAGTGCTTTACATCTGTATTTGTATTATGGATTGTCTCTCTGTAAAACATTCCCTTAATCTCTCTCAACcgttttcacttttttttttattttacagctatCAAttgtgaatggaaaaaaaagtgttttcaattGAATCAACTAGTTAAATATTAGCTTCTTAGTCTAATTTACTgtgagtttttgtttgtttgtttgttttaatttaacaGCAATTTAAAGGAACCTGTGTTCCAGTTCTTGAGCACCCACAACTCCGGGACATCTTATTAATTCCCGCTATTGGACCCAGGTttgaatttttcagtgtttaactttaaaaatacatattttacttgtaaatttaattttaaacaggATAACTAACTGGCAGTAAGTAAAGCACAACTTCATTTATACTGAGGCCTAGCAGACAGTCACTATCTGAACTGGGTCACAGTTTTATTCATAAAGGATACAAGAAAGTGCAGAGACAGTTAATTATCTAAGAGATAAAGttattaaatggaaaatgtaacATAACTGCGTCTTCTCTGGAAAGCCAGGTAGGTGGCAGAGAGAAGAATTAAACTTTTGTGGAGGCTGGATAGAGAGTTATAGGgtaaaatagaaaatgcagtattttcttctcctgaaatCTGGTCCAGAATGAGACCTCAGGAGATTGGTATCAGTAACAATGGAAGGATTCCTGAGTAATTTTTATCCCCTTCAGAatgattatttgtttttaagctatATTTGGCTCTTTCCATTGTTGCTTCTGTCTTTGCCCCTTGgagtttcttcagttttattgaTTTCATTAAAGAACATTTGATTTGAAGTATCTTGTTCATTATTAAGACTAACAAACTTTGGTTTGTAACAGGATTAGATAGAGATTGGTAACAAGCAGTTCTAGTTAGCAAATACTACATTCACACTCAATTTATTAGAAATTTTGTAGAAACTTTTTGTGaacattctgttctttttataaTTGAACGTGTTTACACTTTAATTACTTTGGGTAACTCTTCACAATTCTTACTGGCAAAACTCCGTACTCCTTATCATGTGtttattatataaatatgtagCAGTTGTTAAATACAAAGTCACTTTACAGTCATTTGGTCTAGGAAGGGATAGGGATTATTTCTTGATCTCAGTATAATTCATGTGTATTCCTGTATTAGATTTCTAGTAGTGGCAGAATGTGTCTCAATCTGGTTTATTTTGAGGACTGTtttgtagtagtagtagtagttgttgttttctcttctgtcctTTGATTCCTTTCTAAGATTAAACTTTTTAATTGACCACATGATagttacatattttttcttctatactGTAAGGTAAAAAAATTATGAACCAGAGAGTTTACTTGGGAAAGAGAGatatttctttcagtatttttttttttttaactgaattgCATCCTGTGTTTTTAggcaagatttaaaaaaatatgagtCTGAAGTCATTGTTGGAGCACAGTGTGGGTATGCAGTACTTCGAGGAGCGCATGTTTATGTTCCTGGTATCATATCTACTTCAAGATGTAAGAGTTCTCTACATGTAAAACTTCTAAATAGGGAACAAAAAAAGTCACTCTTCAATTAATTTCcaataaataatgtaatttgttttgtcttctgttcaCAGCTGAAATTAATCTTATGTTATACAGTCAATGCATATTTTATCTAGCTTTTGTTGGAAATTTTATGTGTGATACATAAGAAAATGacacaaaattatttctcaCATTAAGTTCCCCTCACAGTATTTCAATCTTTAGCTGAAGTATTCTTCtcagagatttcattttcttatatttattttggaaatcttTTTCAAAGAACATGAATTAAAACCTGTCttttaagtgttttattttgttttttttttgtgtgcgtgttttgttttttttttttttaaaacaagtgaCACTTTCCtgtcttgggggaaaaaaagaaagggtgcTGCAACAAATGGATGGTGGCTGGACGTATGTTGATGGTACCTAAATGTTAGCTGGATGTATGTTGGTTGTGTAGGGAACAGTATTTCaagaagtattttctcttcATGTAGCCACAAAGGCAGTTAACTTTACTATCCTGTTAGATTCCAAGGTACAAATctagaaaaatagattttttccCAATGGTAATTCATTTCTTATTGTTTGTCTATGAGACATCGAGTAGAATCTTCTTTTTCAGTTGATGAAAAAATCTTCAATTTTAATGccattttctttagaaatggaaatttgtgtttttccatctttcagcactgatgagacaaaaaaatctgctaGGTAACCATGTGGTGATATAAGAAATAAACTAAAGGCTTGTCTAGGTGCTTAAGAAACAAGTCTGATTTGTAACCTAGTGGTTCTCAATAGCTCTAGATAATTGGGAGTCATCATTCTTTATGCATGCTTTCAAGCTCAATGCCTATGAGgtcatttattttgcagtgataTAGGAGTTGAAGCAGTCTACTGAAAACCCTAAATTATTTGGTCCTTACTGTCAAGTATAAGATTAAATTCaagatttctgttctttgccCAGTTGTGAAGGCTGGAGATTTAGTCTCAGTCTATTCGGATATCGAAGGGAAATGTAAAAGAGGAGCCAAAGAATTCGAAGGAGTCAAAGTTTTCCTTGGAAATGGGATTTCAGAACTGAGTCGTAGTGACATTTTCAGTCCGCATGGCCGTATGACGTAAGTCCTTGGTAACAGCAATCTATATCTACAGATATTTCCAATTTTAAATGTAGATTTTTATCATTGTTTATCCAACTTAATGATGTCATTTTAAAGAACATCAATAGTAAAGGTATTTTTCTTGGCTGATTTATAATGGTTTCATTTTTgtaaggttttgttttgaatttctcTATATAAGCACAATGATTTTAATACTGTTAAAAATGATACACCTTTGTACTTGAGAtaattcttttgtgtttttcagtggGCTAGGCGTAAGAATGACAGAGCCAGTCTATCTTAGTCCTTCGTTTGACAGTGTGCTTCCtagtcatttatttttacaggtaGGATTCTGGCCAAAATAAAAACCTGTACTGGTTGCAGAACAATGAGTATCCTCTGAGCACTCATTATAACTCGTTATAACAATATTCATTGTGTGTTACAGCACCTAATTATCTGTttgaatttgaagaaaacaaagagtgaATGTAGTATCTGCATGTTTAAGTCGACTTAGGagatatttatttacttagagGTTCTTTTTGCACAAACACTCCATAGAACTTTTAGTTTTTGGAATCTGCCTTATGAACCACAAGACATGAGCCTCTTTCAAGGTACCCACTTCTGTAGATTAGGAGGAAAATCTTCAAATAATTGATCTTAAATTGAAGAGAACTTGAACTTCATTCTTGACAGCTTTTTCGTCTGCAGCTTTAACATTTACGGAACCTAAACCGCTTTTCCCCATGCAGcaagtttgtttaaaaagagTAGACATAACAATTGGTCATTTAGGCTATGTTGAAACATAGGataattaaataaatggaaCTTTTTTGTATTCTAAGATCAAGTAAAATTCATAATTTCAGTTtgttggaattaaaaaaaaaaaaaaggtttaaaacaTGAGCTAGATGTCCAAGAGCACACTAataatggtattttttttaaatataaatacaaacaatCCCTGGGTTTAGAAAAACCCTCCAGAAAGTAGTTTTACTCTGTAAAGCAAATGTAAATTTTATCTCAAATAAGCCCTCCTTCAATGATATTCTCTGAAATAGTAAATTACTTCATTTAATATGTATAACAATCACTGATTTGTTCTGCTTGTACAGTTAGCACAATTCAGCTTCTCAGTACATTAATTCAGCAACTTTAAACTCCTGCCTATTCATCTAATTGCTTGATACTAAACTACACCAATGTGTTTCAATAAACCAAATGAATATAAAATCCTCGTAACATACAGAACTACTCTATGTCTATGGTAGTatcaatttaatttattttcagttttagcaGTGTAGCCTCCCTAGCCACAAATCCTTAAACTTTAGTCACAGATACTGACAGGTGGCTTTAAATATACAAGAGCCAATGGAGACTTCAGACATCTGCTGtctcttttaaatatttcattttctggtaaGGAACCAACAACAATATCTTAAGTGTCTTCAGTGctgaattttatatttatttttaacatgtttGTCATTCCTTATTCCAGGACTTGGTATAGGCCATAAGGTTTGAAttctcctgtttttgtttttatgatagAACTTACCTTCAGTCGTTGTCAGCCATGTTTTAAACCCTCAACCAGGAGAAAGAATTTTGGACATGTGTGCTGCACCTGGAGGGAAAACAACCCATCTTGCAACATTAATGTGTGATCAAGTAAGAGAAGTCACTCAGCATTTTCTGTCTCAGTGAAGAAAGTCTGAGCACCATCATTTTAACAGATGCATACAGATAACTTAGAATAGCAAGCCACCAATACTCGAATGTTCTGCTTACAGTGTGTTTTGTTAGTAACTGAAATGAGCACAGACTACTAAAAGGTCGCCATCCCACTTAAGACCTGATTTGCTGCAAATTGGTGTGTTGAAATATATCTTTGATTTCACTTATTTGTAATGGAAGAATTTGTTGCCTTGCACGTTATTCAGAAATATGCTGGATTAATGAAACTGAGGATTTATGGGAATCACAggttgctgctgtgtgctgaaagAATGTATAGTTTTAAAGTAGGAATTGGGAACAGCTAAATTTTGAGGATTTATTACTGTTCAGAGCCCAGTCCAAAACAACCATTTTTCCCCAGATGTCACAGAGGAAACTTTCACATTAGCGACTGGAATGGGCCAGATGGGGGAGACCTGTTGTATTTCAGTCTGTTCCTGCCCTAACAACTTTTCAGCACCAGAACTTAGTGTGcattgtataaccaagatgttataatcacaatataattgtgtataatcaatagatatcaagatgttataatcgcaatataatcaagagagtaaggcaaagcaaacaaggatcacaaaagagaataagtagaagagcttacccttgggttgagctcaccagaagacaccaaaagaggggatctccagaagagatccttcccctctggtagccagctcttaaataggtccaggaggggtgcagcctggctccaccccttccagcagcacaggagaattgccttcacctgtgctcctctggctgactcatggctcacctcaggtgatcaatcagaggttcaggccgtgactcagcagttcccatacagtgcATGTACAACATGCTGAATGTTAATAGGGGGAAGCAGTGGCATCAGATCATTGAGTGCTCATGTTAGAGGTGATTTAGCTCACAGCAGCTGGGGACTAGAAACAATTGAAACAACataaatccttttctttctttccagtccTACACCAACAAACTGCTTAACCTGGTTACTACAGTCAACCAGCGTACcttcactgacttttttttctttcttttcttttttttatacagTCTATCTATTTTTTATACAGTCATGTTGCTCTCCCACTAGTCTTCTAGAGAGCTATcaccaaataaaaaaatcatcatgTTTTCTCAGAAGATCTGAATCACTGTAGCAATTCCATTCATACTTATTGGTCTTTGGCTATGagttgtttgtttccttttgttctgttttttttaaggTTGTTTTTGGAGGCTGATTACTGTTTTGGATTTCACTGacaatactgaaaaatgttttctttcctgtttacAAATTTCATCTAGCAGGTAGTGCTGTATGCCTGCTTTGATTTGATTTATCctgcacagaaaaagagaattttttcctaGCTGAAAGGAATGATGCAGTAGTTGTCACGACTGCGAGCGTAATGGTATTTTATGAACCTCAGCCAGAGGAACGGCTGCAGGTCTCCTTTTCTCAGAACTGAGCTGTATGTAATAACATTTCCACACAAATTTAAAACCTGTTCACCTATTTTACCATATATTTAAATCTTCTACCTTCTaacaaattatcttttttttttttaacctaatttAATGCTCAGTAAAACATtactaaacaaaagaaaatacaaacaaaatcatGTTGAAAGTCAGACAGTATAGTTTCCCATTTTGGAGTGATCATACCAAACAGGGTGTATAGAGCTCCAGACCAGTATCTACCCTAATAGGGGTGTCATGGAAAACATGGGAGAACAAGGACTACTGGagtgtatatttaaaaataatatcattCTTTAGGGAAATTAAGCTTCATTACActgatcaaaaagaaaaaaaaataatcaggaatTGCATATCCACTTAATCCCTAtgcttttgattaaaaaaaaacccaaccaaacaaagacaaacttttttttcagggTGAAGTAATAGCAATGGACAAGATAGCTAACAAGGTCAAAAAAATTAAGCAGAACGCTGAATTACTACAGTTGAATTGTATAAAGGCATTTTGCTATGATGGAACAAAAGCACTGTCAGTTGAGAAGAGAGAGGATAAACAAGGTAAAGTAAACAATTTTGGTAATAGTAGTATTAGAATAAATGTCAGTTTTTTATCAGTAGTATTAAACCAGTCACCAGTTCATAAGTTTTTGAAATCTTGGAGATAGCTCAGCTGCTTCAGCCTGTGGAActcctcttattttcttctctgttgtgATTTTCAGCTTTCCCATAAAGCAACTACAAAGCTCAAACTATCTGTCCTTATCACAACCTAATATGCTCAAAAGGAATGCATTCCCTTTCCAGGTATTATCAGAGATTGACGAACCCTAAACCTTGTTTCATGATAATACTTAACCCCATACTCTGAACTGTTTTGCTCAGtctgagaaataaattacttctgcagaatttcttgctttttttctgcctcaaaATCTTCATCTGTAAAATTGGGTTATTAATACCTAACTCCCAGGAGTATTGCAAAGTTTAGTTCATTGATGTTTGTTCAGCTGTTTAGGGGAAAGCAATAAAACAGTGTATTATTTTGAGttcatttcatttgcttttctgaagtacTGTATTTATGATACTGGTTCTGTTCCC belongs to Lagopus muta isolate bLagMut1 chromosome 7, bLagMut1 primary, whole genome shotgun sequence and includes:
- the NSUN6 gene encoding tRNA (cytosine(72)-C(5))-methyltransferase NSUN6; this translates as MSFFPKISFQHEVEEYLSKVFRNKELITALGTKEAESKYQSLLSHLSHPPAITTVRVNTNLASVKHVKKLLLEEIQKQFKGTCVPVLEHPQLRDILLIPAIGPRQDLKKYESEVIVGAQCGYAVLRGAHVYVPGIISTSRFVKAGDLVSVYSDIEGKCKRGAKEFEGVKVFLGNGISELSRSDIFSPHGRMTGLGVRMTEPVYLSPSFDSVLPSHLFLQNLPSVVVSHVLNPQPGERILDMCAAPGGKTTHLATLMCDQGEVIAMDKIANKVKKIKQNAELLQLNCIKAFCYDGTKALSVEKREDKQEGPPFLPESFDRILLDAPCSGMGQRPNMAYSSTLKEVTSYQPLQRKLFTVAVKLLKPGGVLVYSTCTITLSENEEQVAWALETFPCLQLQPQEPHIGGEGMRGAGLALHQLKLLQRFDPSAGTLQGTDMESLQDCREEDLVSLANKDCIGFFIAKFMKLKGK